The following coding sequences lie in one Terriglobales bacterium genomic window:
- a CDS encoding IS5/IS1182 family transposase, with the protein ERLFAWLHNYRRVVTRWEYHAANFLGMVQLACVLVLLRHL; encoded by the coding sequence TCGAGCGTTTGTTCGCCTGGTTGCATAACTATCGCCGCGTGGTCACCCGCTGGGAGTACCACGCGGCCAACTTCCTCGGCATGGTTCAGCTCGCGTGCGTTCTGGTCCTGCTGAGACATTTATGA